TCATGTTTTATGAATGCTTGTGCTGTTGATTTGATTTCTACGACTGCTATTTTTGTGATGCTACTCTGTAACAATTGCCATTAAAGTGAATGTCCCAACAAAATGATTTCAGTGTGCCGGATTATTACGAGCGTGATCACGTGAAGGCCAACAGGCAAGCAACAGACTTTCAATGATGACGCCGGTGCtgttaaattgtgaaaaagacCCACAtacgtcaccccccccctcccccccaaaaaaaatcaaactgaaaGCAACCAACTGGGATTTGAAGCTATGGCCTTGATTTTATTCacatgtttttcaaaacaagGTGAGACAATAATTTGTGTCCGGTGGAATGTCTCATTTTGCACTTAATTGGATGAGATTTGACTCACGCTTGATGAGTGACGTCCTCAACGGGTGCAAACGTCGTCATTGCACTGCAAAAAGAAAGTACAAAGTTGtcatttactgtatgtacagtatttacacaTTACACATTGAATAAGAGCTTTGATTTCCCTCGCAACCTCACACTTTGAAATTCACTTTGATTTAGATGTCagattcatacattcattcattcattcatcttccgtaccgcttgatcctcactagggtcgcggggggtgctggagcccatcccagccgtctccgggcagtaggcgggggacaccctgaatcggttgccagccaatcgcagggcacacagaaacaaacaaccattcgcactcacactttgaatgaattaaactaTGAATGAGTCtatgtaatgaaataaaattttatgaatatttttgttaattatttattcattcattcattcatcttctgagccgcttgatcctcactagggtcgcggggggtgctggagcctatcccagctgtcttcgggcagtaggcgggggacaccctgaatcggttgccagccaatcgcagggcacacagaaacaaacaaccattcgcactcacactcacacctagggacaatttagagtgttcaatcagcctgccacgcatgtttttggaatgtgggagaaaaccggagcacccggagaaaacccacgcaggcccggggagaacatgcaaactccacacagggaggccggagctggaatcgaacccggtacctctacactgtgaagccgacgtgctaaccactggttaccgggccgccccagattCATACAGTGAACTTGAAATGGGACTTCCTGTGGATTAGACGTTTGTCTTCAAGTGCTTTCCCTCTACGACTGCTGCACAGTTAAGAGGTAGGGCCTGCAGGCTGAATAAAATATGCTACAGTCGACCACAATGCGCTCATCTGGCTTTCCAAATACAAATTCTGGACATATTTTACTAGAGTGAGATAGGCCTTACTAAACTAGAGATAAGCCTTTTTTCAACTGCTGAGTATAAAAGAACAGAAaagggcatattttctttttcctggtGAAAAGAGCgagccttttttttgtattttgtagttTGGCGTCAGGTTTGGCGCTGGGTGACAAAATCTTTTAGTCAATGTGGGTAAACAGAATGAAAATCTTTGAGTGTAGTTAGCCCGGACTTTGCAAGTTTATGTGGTGGCGATGCCGCGTGTTTTGTCATTATCTTGCTCGTTCATGCATACACACGATAGCGACATTACAGCCCAAATAAACATAACACGTTAGCCATCTGATGAAAATTGACTGTTGAGCAGTGTACCAGTAATTCATGCATGTTTCTacattttcatccattcatccattttctggtccgcttatcctcacaaggttcgcgggggctgctggagcctatcccagccgtcttcgggcagtaggcgggggacaccctgaactggttgccagccaatcataaggcaacacatagatgaacatccatctgcgctcacactcacacctaagtacaatttagggtgttcaatcagcctgccatgcatgtttttggaatgtgggaggaaaccggagtaccgggagaaaacccaagcaggcccagggaaaacatgcaaactccacacagggtggccggagctggaaatgaacccgatagctctgcactgtgaggtcgacgcgcgaaccactggacggagaaaacccaagcaggcccagggaaaacatgcaaactccacacagggtggccggagctggaaatgaacccgatagctctgcactgtgaggtcgacgcgcgaaccactggaccacccgtGGTTCATCCGTTTCTACATTTTATTCTTTGATTATATTATTCAATAAAATGCAGGGTCAGTAGGCACAGTATTATTGCCTATGAATCGTGGCGTAACCTAACAAGATGtgaaaagcaaatattttccGGATGAGGAGCATTAAAAGATTTTGGCTTTTTACTATAAATGAAGACATTTCAAGCACCCACAgataaaacacatttcacagaTGACTTaatcatgaaaaacaaatgtgtcaagTTAAGTTTTGAGAAAAAGTGGAATTTTTCGGGATTAGCTGCTGACCTCTACACATTCACAAGCCCTCCCTCACAAGGCAAGCGTGTCCGCTAGCTTGTGACGATGTGACTCGCACTTGTTTTCTTTAGCATTTGGAGCGCACGCTGCAACAACGAAGTCTTTTGTGTTCTGAGAGGATGCATGTAGACCCTCAGAAAGGTCGCCGGGAGGGCGGGGGTGCTTGGAAGGAACATGGGCACAACGTTAAATCGGTGAAGGTCACAAGCGATCTGACGAAACTGATGGTCACAGGACTGACTAACGCAGCGTGTCTCAACCTTTATCAACAACGGGCCTCTATTTTACATTAGAAAAGTCCTACAGCCCACCACCAAACATAAATGCCACACGGTCTCATTGTTTATACGTGCATcatcggagagagagagagcgcgagagagagATTCCTTTACAAAAAACTTTGATATCAAGGATATTGCAAATTGTATAAATTTGACCATGTGTTTGTTCTCAGCCATTTATCCAATATTCTGGACATCCAGCTTAAGGTGCATGTGCAAGAAGCAATGTGTCCTGGGACTAGTCGTGCCACTTTGTCATAATCGTGTGAGAACTAGTGAGGCCAAACTGTGCATTGGTTGCCAACTAAGTGATACCAGTACTACCAATGACAAGAATATTTGATGAGATCACAACAAGCACTTCACTAGTCGTGCTGTAGGTGGACATTCAAGTGAAATCAACATTTGAGCTTTCTGGGGAGGATTTTGCAAATATTGTTTTGTCCTTACTATCTGCATCACAGATATCGATCACAAGCGTTCGGTAATTAGCTCCTCAGCTGAGCACAATTACTTAATATTACTTTAGGCGTTTCTTCCACATTACCAAGCAAATCGCAGCTTAAATgtataatgggggggggggattattatCTTTCTGATGATTAAAAGCATGAAATAGTCCCATGCCTTGGGGAACGAATGAAAACAatggacatttaaaaataaacaaataaataaacatcagtaTCCTGTTGAAAATTTTGTTTGTGACTTAGCCCAAATGTGTTTGTTCCGATAAAAGCATGTTGAGGAAGGTTTTTGTCAAGCAAATGCATCTCATTTTGAGAGAACCTGTTCAAAAGCTAGTGATGAGAATATGGCAATACAGTTGAAGCTTGGGCTGCCCACGGACATAACAGAATGAAAAAACCCATCGTCCACTGACCTCAACCATATTTAAAGGCTGTGGAGCACCCTCTAAGGAGAACTCAAGGTAAAATTTTCTTTCCAATAATGTAGGTCCTTTCTCGTTTTCAAAACGAGGATACGAATGATTGGCCGGTTACTGCGGTTCAGTGTGAGATAAGGACATCCGTCACCATCTCAATATCAATCCTTAACTTTGAGGAACCAACTTTGCACAAAATCTATTTCTCCATCTACAGTATCATGGATATAATGGCACTAATCCATTGAAGTAATTTCCAGTTTTTGTGGTCTGACGGGCTGTGACGAGTCAGTTGCGACCGTGATATTTTCTGTAGGGGAGGCCGGTGGATGCGTGCAATGGTGCTGACGTAAAACTTCACGAGATTGACGTGTGGGTTGTTGAACACATGTTTTTCCTGCTGTTCCATTTCACCCCACCCTGGGAAAGTCCCATCTAGGAAATCCACAATGACAATGACACTTTTTGTAGAAAAACCATAATGTGTCTTACCACTGGCCTCTTGCCTTCTGTCGCATTGGATGAAATGGACAACGCTGTTGCAATGTCCTCCAAAGGTACATAGTCTCCTGGGGAGTCTTGGATGAAGTGGAGCAAGGTCTTTTCCCCCCCTTGGCAATCAGAAAAGATATATCGGATGTGATCCATTCCATGACTTTTAGGGAATACAGTGAactctcgtttatcgcgggggttacgttccaaaatgGACACGCAACTGGCAAAAATCCATGAAGTAGTCTGTGTCACTACTGCTAAAGGTTTTCTTCCTAGTTTAGAACAACTTGACAAGTCGAGCAATGTTCAACAGCATTTATTTTCCACACGTCCAACGCTGATGAACACCATTTTTGGGgtggaaaaatgacaaaaatatacaattacACGATGTACCTATATACATATACCTATATACCATATACCTACATGCATctcaacaacataaaacacacattaGTCATGGCTACTTACCGTTTCGCCTTCTGAACAGGAATTTAAgagtaattggaaaaaaaaaatcaaagctctTGCTGTATGCACCTCACACTTTCGTTTCTTTCCTCACGAAACTCCTTATCAACATGAACCACTTCCTGCCACACAATGCAACTCTCTAGTATAACAGTAGGGGCCACAATAACCTAAATAAACGTGGTGCCGTTGTCATTTTACCCTCATGCAGAAAGGTACATTACTACCACAAACTTGGCATCACGACAGTTacggcaagctttttttttttacaatttcacaatgcaaaacaataatatataatgaaatgaaagatcAAAACCTCTGTTTTTTGCAAACATAAATTTGGCAAGATGTACAGAGAGTAGGCACGGATTCTTGACATTGGTCTgcagtcccttagccaatcaggatgcagaacacaatgcactgtaaaaataaatcaataaatccatccatccattttccaatccgcttatcctcacgagggtcgcaaaggttactggagcctatcccagccgtcttcgggcagtcggcgggggacaccctgaatcggttgccagccaatcgcagggcacacagagacgaacaaccatccacgctcacattcacgcctagggaaaatttagagtgttcaataagcctgccctgcatgtttttggaatgtgggaggaaaccggagtacccaaagaaaacccatgcaggcccgaggagaacatgcaaactcatcaAAGGTGCATTCGGCAATACGCTCCAAGAGCATTGATTCATTCCAACCGATCAGAaacaatgttcaaatgtgtcgtTTGGCTGTTCAGAGTCCCTAAAAAAAGGAGTACCTGGGCCAGAGGGTCAGGCCGTACAAGGAAATAGTTGAAGCACGAGTTACTGATTTTATGCTGCGTTCAGAAATTAATGTGAGCATGGCATGCTCTGGCCTCAACAGCACACAAGGACAACGAAACATCGGCTTAAAAAGTACGGTTTAGtcgttttagtttaaaatggcttagcTTAATCACAACAATACAATCCTGGCAGGGTAATGCACCTTTTGTAAATCTTTGTTGTGGAAGGCGTAAGTTAGTTGCCATGACTACAGTTAATCTTTTAGTCTTCTAAATGGAAGACATGGTGGTGGGAGAGGAGTTACTTTGCTTCAATAGAGGCATAAATCCACCCCGCAACCTTACTTTGCCGAAATTCACCTATCGCAGGGCATCATGGAATGTATCGCCCATGATAAATGAGTGAACGTTGAgtctcagagaggtaaggcagGTTAAGACAATTTCAAGACTTAAAAACAAGAATCTTCATGCAGAATCTTGTAATTAGCTCTAAAGTGGACAGGCAGTCAGTGGAGGCTTACTGAATATAGTCTACCACCACCACTAGTTAGAACACATCCTCCAAAAGTGGTTAAGGGCAGACACAGTCGCCATTGCATTTTCAATAATTTTATTCAAGAAATTGTGGAAAAATGAGATATTCACCACTGAATTATTAgtaacagttttttgtttttcttgtagcATAGTCACAATATGAACTAAGCACCAATATTGGAAGAAAACACTTCTATTCATTTAGACTCTCATTTTATATGGAACAGCACTGCCCACTTGTGGCTGGACTTCAACACACTGTTACTCATTAAATGATATAACTATGCCTCCATCATTCCCCTACTCAGGCTGCCGTGTTTAGACGAGTGGTGGCGCATAGCACATATTCTTGGAattaaaatgtttgacttgatttGCGCTTTAAAGAGTTGACTTATTTCAGTGGTTTACTTTTTTACGTTTTTCATACttgtttttaaaagttaaaATGCTCATTTGCCAGTACAGGTCATAAAGATTGATGATGGACATTTGAGTCCATAATTAATCAACTCAATTTATAACATTTCCCGtagggatttttaaaaaaaatttgaattagAACGCTTGTGAACGTTTCTTGTTGCAGTGTACCTTTGGCTACGATGAGCATGCCTCCACTCTGGAGCAGGTCACCTGAAAAGTTGCCCTGGATGCCGTCAGCGCTGGCCTGCGTCGTGTGATGCAGCAGCAAAAGAGGCAAGAGTCAGTGTACGTGCCGGCAACGGTGGAAGAATTACACCAGCATGCAACTAAACACAGCTACCTTTGAAGCTACTTCTCGTACTTTCTTCCCCAGCGCAGCAGGAcccacgctcaaaactgtataCCTAGCAAGTTAATGAAAGTAGAGCATGAGTGAGCAGTGAGTGATTCTCAACTATGCAATGTTTAATAAAGTGGTAGCTTGATGAGATGATGAGCTTTTGCTCAGACACTGTTCAGCTTTGTcatccgagaaaaaaaaaagaacaaaaatgagcTTCAGATATTTCGCCTCGAGATGGCGGCAGAAACTTGTGAAAGTGTAGGAAACCTATGTTGACTGCCACTTCAAATTTAAAGTTTACAGCAAAACTGAAACAGGTGATTACACTTTACGTCTTGAACCCACACACATCATTGTGTCTTATGAAAGTCTGCGAGCTTCATGTTAATAAACTGAGGCAGTGGGACCTGCAGCGTTAACACAACCTTAGATTTTGTAGGATTACCAAACGCGTGGTGCAGCGTGTTCAAGGTCAAACTGGATCGACACACCTTTTGAAGCCCAAATCCTTGTAGCAATTCTTTTGCTCATCAACATAGATtgctaaaaggaaaaaaaaacatgttttggttatttatttcatgagaGTCACACTGGGGGCAgtgtaataaaaacaaagacacagaCAAAGAAGAGTTCTACCATATCTTCAATAAGCGGTCATTTTTCGCAAAGGATAAAGACGACATGCTTGTGAGCTCTGTTATATTATGTTGTATGTGTGTTGCGACGCTTTTTGTGACCTGTTGCCTaaatataatacattttatttataacgcTTTCAGAACAGCTGCAGTTGTAAGAAAGAACTTCTAACTGGTTACAACACGAAGCTATTTTTTGCCCTTATGTGGCGATTTGCAATTATTTTAAccatgaagcaaaacaaaatttatTCAGGCAAGACTAAAtaatatgtactgtactgtatatacaaattgTATTGGTGGCGTATTGGTTTCGCATAGTCAAGCGAGTAGTTAACGGTATGTTTGAAAGAGTCAAGTGACACAAATATCTCTCATGAACCAAAATATAGTCATGGGAAAAATTAAGAGacctataaaaaaataaaaagtatgttACATTAAAACTACTCTGACAAGTACAATTTCTGTAAAAAGTTACTTAAGTAGTTGAAATGAACTaaattgtgtttgctttcatcaACAAAACAGTGCATGGCAATAACTCCAAAATAAACATTATAAAGGATAAATCTGCAAGCATTTGGAGCCCACATTTTAAAAGTTTATAATTGCCTATACATGTCAGAAGATGGAGACAAAGCACTGCTTTTGTCCAAATTAAGCCGCTTAATTCAACCAAGTCTCTTGGAACCAAGATCGCATCAAAATCATACTTCTGAATGACCGAGCCACAAGTGTGTCCCGTGAATGCCGCTTACATCCTTTAAAGAACCCCAACTTTTTGAACTCCTCGAGGCCCAACTCCTCAGGCCCGATGCCCACGAGCGCCACGCCGTTGGCGCTCAGGTCAGGCTCCAGCTTGCTGATCTCGGCCGCCGTCCAGCGGCACACTTGGCAGCCGAAGCGTCGCAGGAAGAACAAGACCGCCGGCCCGTCCTGCCACAGCGACTGTAGCTCCACACTCTGTGACAACACAGAAGCACAAAGTCCGATACCACTGCCATTTGTTCCCAGTGGTGGAAGGTACAAATATTTTGTGACgttacttgatacttgattttttttgtcaagttagGAAAAGAAGGGAACAAATTTGGGTGCAGAGGCGTTTCATCCTGCCGAAACATCATTATGGGTATTGAAAATGAATTCATCGAAtgtttctccttttttattcCAGTATTTCAACATATTCCTTTACTTACAGGAGTTGAATCTGTCGTTCTAAGTATACTGCAGTATTTTATTACAAAAGTGTGTCTACTTTTGCACTAAGTACAGAGGGTGAGTAATGTACTTTTGCTGCCACCTCCTGCCTGTTTCTATGCATGTGAGCAATACATAATCATGATAACAAGTCAACCCAAAGAAACACTTGACACTGATTATCCTCTATGTGAAATATAATAGCAACTATTTGCCAGCAGGACTCAAACGAGGTGGTGGCAAGTAACGTGGGTTCAATACTGTATCTTTAAATGGAAACTTAATTGAAATACAACCTGAAGAATTTACTCGATgtagtttcattttttaattacttttgtgTCTTACCTCTCCAGTGTCCGTGCTCTTCAACAAGTTCTTCCCGACGCGAACAAGATCGATGTTAGCCatgttttacaaaaaataaagaaaacagatAAAAGCAGTGGGGTTGTGTCAGGGAAAATATATCACACAcagttgttgcaaaacaaccacttcctggtatatatatactgtatactgagtTGTGTCGTCCAATCGTATTAGGCTAGCTAGTAAACGTCCAATCATATTAGCCTATCTGAGAAGCAGTAGCAAATCAGAATGCAATGAAGGGGATGAAAAGAGGCGGGACATTCACAAATGATATAAATGTGAGCTCGTGAGTTGAGCTTAGGTAAGGTGGTTTACGACATGAAAGTACTGTAGGTCTCTTTAACGCAACGCCATTTTTGCAgtgttttattatattttgttaTGGCTGGTTCGAAAAATATTTAGTAAATGGCAAAAGCAAGTGTTTTACGTCACTCACGgggatcattcattcatatagtcacaatcattttgttatatattttttattttttgatatgCATGCTACAATGTGATGTACAACAGGTTCGATTTTTACCATATTTTTCTCGATTTTTTACGTTGtatattgtgtttgtattattttaaaaacatattttgttttaaaatatatttcccccAGATTAAAAGATGTttcatagatttttttctttacagagCGTGAGAGCATAAACCTTTCAgagtcagaatcagaataatctttattggccaagtatgtagaacacacaaggaatttgtctccggtatacacacgctgcattagtatcatcgtaaacaaggacatgacaaataggtatgcaaggacatttcgtaatgtaagtgaactgtagtgcggtggtaccacccagtgacaactgtgagacaatgtgcaaagtatcaggcagagctaaagtgaacagtggtagaatacaatactatgacagtttgtacagttggtgcagaaaagcattgaaccattttagagtgaccagtagcagtatttgtagtacaagatgagttactatgtcagtgactgtttagggaggtaatggctagagggaagaagctgtttcagTGTCTactgcaggggtgggcaattacagtattttcccgggggggccaaatgagaagcagaaaatattgtggagggccgggccaaaagttagaaatagaaatagaaaataaagaagcacaatgtctttgtatgccaataataatttaacattctct
The DNA window shown above is from Hippocampus zosterae strain Florida chromosome 9, ASM2543408v3, whole genome shotgun sequence and carries:
- the prxl2b gene encoding prostamide/prostaglandin F synthase, with product MANIDLVRVGKNLLKSTDTGESVELQSLWQDGPAVLFFLRRFGCQVCRWTAAEISKLEPDLSANGVALVGIGPEELGLEEFKKLGFFKGSIYVDEQKNCYKDLGFKRYTVLSVGPAALGKKVREVASKASADGIQGNFSGDLLQSGGMLIVAKGGEKTLLHFIQDSPGDYVPLEDIATALSISSNATEGKRPVCNDDVCTR